From Solanum stenotomum isolate F172 chromosome 2, ASM1918654v1, whole genome shotgun sequence:
AATATAAGTAAATTCGTtaacaataagaaaaaatatagtcATCTTTTCTTCTCATCCTTTAAACTCGATATCAAGAAAAAGAGTCAATTCCTGGTATAGTTCCTCACTTAGGTATAATTCTTTAGAAAATTACTTCTTTTTTCATAACTTAAAAGTCATCTAACCCATTTATGTGataaaagtagaaaaagaagataaacttatcgaaagaacaaaaaagaaattgaaagaaaaaatgagcATAAATAGAAAATTGTTGTAAAATGGATGTCCACATAATATACTTTGTGTGCAAGTAAACTTTGTCGCCAAGTAAAGTAACTTTGTGGCCAAGTTACTTTGTGCCCAAGTTTTataacttaatatatatatccCCTCTTGTAATATGAAATAACAAGAACAAGAAGTAATAACATTCAATAATAAAGGAAAGTTATTACTACTATTACTTTGTCTCTCTCTATCGCTActcttcttaattttaatttattatttttattttataacacgttatcagcacgagtcTCTGACCTATCTCGAAAATATACATGAGATGAATAGCAAAATTAGAGAGATCTTTCAATATGGTAAGTATCGGGTATGTATTTTACCAATCATTTAATTATGAGCAAATTTTATGTCACAATATCACCACCTTTCCGTatctctttttttaatcttaacatTTATTTGATAACAAGAGTTCTTAAAAAGTTGTTTGGAACTTATTAGTACTACACAAAAGATGTTTATGTTTGCATTACTGTCGGTGTAGTTGTTATATCTTAGTGTAAATTAATCTTTGTATGGTATGAACTTTGATTTCActgaattttaatatatataattaacttaaataaGCTTTTTAGTTAACAATAGTTATGACATATTCACTTTCACATTTGTGATATTCTTTCACTCTCTTTAAAAGTATATTTCCTCTTTATGCTTTATTTTGGCTcaactaaacaaaaataataataatactaataataataataataataataataataataataataataataaaattatcttatcATTTGAGCTTTGGGTCTCCACTTTAATTAATCTACAAAAACATAAAGTGAGATTATTGACATATTATGtgcaaataaacaaatatatatgtattgtcATTATAAAATAGTCATCTACACatgtttaaaatttcatttctaGCATGAAGGCATCATTTTCACTGATCCAAAAATAATTCAACACCTCAAAAagatttcatttcatttgtcaCTATGCTGCAGAACAGATTAGCATATTGAGTTTTCTTTCCATTAGAAATATGCATTTGAATGATTTCTAATCTTGAAAAGTTAGAAGAATTCTGTGATTATGAATTATTATGTCAATTTTTAAGTAACAATCTTTACAATTCTAAATGAGGTTGGATGTATCTTGAatcataaaataagataaaatatatatgatggACCAAATAATTATCCtcataaattgattaatttgagaaatcattttatttattgtgatgataGTATTTACCTCTAGTTGTTTTTATCTTTGGATAgcaatttaagaaagaaatattcTTATTTGGCAATTAGTGAAATAAAATGTTGGAATGAATTTGTTAGTGTTCCAATAAGTCatgaattattaataaaaactttcaagttgaaaaatgaaactgaGAGCTACTTGCGAGGACCTTGAGAGGACCAACTCTAAAAggtaataatttatatatgatcTTTTGAAGTGTTATTATGACTAaatttatttgtgttattaGTAGCAAAGTGACAATATGTAAAGGCTTAaggatgaattttattttggactacatataatatcatatattgaaGTAAGACGGTGGATTCAAATTTTATCGCACCAAAAAGGTAAGACATCGATTGAAAAGTCGATGCACCATGATGATAAGATTTTGGGTTCAAGTCTCTTCATATTTTGGCCTAACACGCCTTTATATGGATAAGACATTGGGTTAAAGTCCCAGTGCaatatattattgatataatGATGACTGGGCAAATCGATATgctcttgaaaaaaaatgtgaagCTTGTCCCATTAAATATGCTTCattctttgaagaaaatgtgATAGCAATATATTAAAAGTCTGAAAGATGACAAgataattttatgataaaattataataGTCATCATTGTGATAATTATAAAAGATAGAACATTATGAGTTCTCAAAATGACCTTTTAAAAGGTTAACCTAATTATTGTCATCAAAATGGTATGAAAGGTCATTAGACACATGTTTATTGTGAGACCTAATAATTTGATAAGTTtataaatcctccatcaaagaAAAGGATGGAAAAAAAGTGGTGATACACTTGACTTTCAAAAGTGATGTCGAGATATGttttatgaatatgataaatttcaaagcatgacaatgaaCTTCTAATGAaagtattaataataattatgaagcATGTGTATATGATTATAGTCAATTCCTTGAAGAGAATGTGACTTGTGATAAGTATCATAAAAAGTCTACCATTCTTGAAAGTGAATGTATCAAGAAAtgatgaaaactataaataaggACATACTCATGTATGATTTAAAATACCACAACTCACCCCTAAGGGAGgttagagagaaataaaaaaaaattattttggtatAAAAGATCATTGGTCAAGTACTTTTCGTACATCACAAATATTatggtatgttttattatgaactaACGAAAGGGCAAAAgaaggaaataatttttttgccacaaaaaaaaattgtcattggTTATGTATCTCTGTATGCCAAAATTTTTTTGTCAGATATTAAATAAAAGGGGAGGAGATACTAATGACAAAAGTAAATCAAGAAACAAGTTCTGCTTGTAATGATTTTGACCAtgacaataattatataaatttctcCTTAAAATAGATGTTTACCACACAAAcaatgttatgaagtatgtggTAGTATCCAATATTAATTGTGAGCTTTGGTGAGCTAATGTGCCACTactcaaagaaataaaattgctCATGATATTGGATTTGTAGTAAGTCTcgaaagaaattttttaagtttcaaagaaatagtcaaagaaaaataataatattgagactataaaatatagaaagatTTAATATCTTCATATTACTACAATCAAAGTGGATTATAAAGATTACCTATTTTACTTATTGTTTGTGGTAACTAGGATGAGCATGATGATGGAATCACATCCAAAATAAAGTAGAagtttattgaaaaaaatatcagtTGGCATGACCGGTTGACGATCGTCCCAGTTCAAATATATATCGtacaaaaataaatgagaatTCATGTGGTTATATAttgaagtaataataaattctttaagaattctcttgtgttgtttgttCTCATGATAAATTATCGTTGTACTAGCTAAGATTGAGATTGTATCACCTGAACTTTAGAAAtgtataaaaaggtgaatatgggcccGTTCACCTGCCATGTGAACTATTTActattatatgattttaatagatgcatctatacTATGGTCACATGTGCTTTGTAATCAACCTGCAATTTGATTGTTGCAAAGGTTGTTTGCTCGAATTATTAAATCAAGAGcacattttaaattataaaattatattgatgatGCTGGTTTATACCAAATGGtttaattagaaattatatgcctccaattatagctaaatCATTGGTTATGAGAACTAAACTCTCAAAAGAAATTTGATATTAGATGTGTTATTTAAAATGTAGCAACACTTGTACGTATCAAGCCAACAAGGCTTCCCTATCACAATTGGTTCAAGGTTAGGAACCAAATCATTCTCatctataaaatttaaatgtgCAATATATTATTCAATTGCTCCATCACTATATAATGCATAAAGATGAGTTCCCAAATAAAGTTGGGTGAATGTTATATTCTTTAACATTACAGGGAGATGATAAGCAACTGAAAAATAAGTTATACATGACATATCATTGATATGATCCtcgttgaaaatataatttaagtcAATTGTCAGACATATTCACTGGCCATATGTTATAATCCAGTTATAATGCTCCAATGAAAAGTCTTTGAAGGACATAATTTATGGCACGTCGAAAGCGCGATAGATAAATCGATTCAAAAGATGAAatttcttgagaaaaaaaaaaaagaggagcaAATGATTAAGATGGTTATAATAATGAGGCAGGTCCTTAAGAAAAGCACCATGACATAACAGTCCATAAAACCTTGGCAAAGGCTCGGgtacctgaaaatgatgaaaaataaatagagcTTGGCAAATTATGTCATATTAGAATCGATATCAAATAAACCGTTGACGTTATCTTTAATATAAGTTAGCGCACAAAGATTATAAATGATAACGAGGATCTTGATATTAAATCTGTTGAAAGTTGATAGATAAATGGTTGGccaaagaaaatacaattcaagtatattttatttcacttggaaaagtgatgttttggaCTTATTGTccatatatcaaaatataatgtcaATGGGGTATAAATGAATTATTGTGAGATAAGTAAAATCGTAAAATATAAAGTACGGCTTATGcattggaaaataaaaaatttcacaaaaGTCCTGACATTATTGTATGGAGATGTATTCTCCTAAGGTGGATGCAATGAACTTTCTATCAATCTgacaatatatgaaaaacttgaaCACGCATGATGAATGATTACCAAAACTAGCTAGAatgtaaatattatatgaaaGTTCCAGAAGAATTTAAAAGGTTGTAAAGTGATTCCATTGAATAGTACCCCAATGGTTGTAAGATCGCATAACATAAAGATCAATTTCGATCTCATTAAAATGGTTAGAAAATACCATGTCATAGTGCAATTGGCGCACTTATGTATACTGCTATTATTATTCatggtaaataattttattagtatgcATGCAAAATATAACATCACTCTTATCGGTGGAGATATTCGAGTGAATCAAATAtcgatataaattatttattctgATCAATTGTGTCAAGATTTATTGATAAAGAAATTGCAGGAAATTATGAAGTTTGAACTCAtgaaagttatatattttcaattgaaaATGTTGTCATTTCAAATCATTCCACAAGACAATCAATTTTACTGAAAGTGTTCGTCAGTGTTCGATTGTTGCTGCTAACAGATCGAATGAGCAATTTGTCTACGTCAACAAGATCACAAATTGAGtgactttaaaaatatatttgattgaaatcAATAAACATATCCAGATAATATGTGACCTTCCTTTAAAAAGAGATATTTCAACAACATTATATGAAGACACTGCATGTGCTCAACTAAGAGGAGGACACATCAAAGGAGACtgaacaaaatatatttcatcAGAGTTCTTCTTCTTGCTCATGATCTtcaaaataaggataaaacaaATGTTCAACTGTTCGTATTCACCAAGACATTGCCAACTTCAACCTTTTAGTAATGTTTTCACCAGGGAGAGTAAATGCGTGCTACACTCTTTTTCCCTTAATCAGGTTGTATTCCACTGAATTTTTCTGGTAAAGCTTTTTACTGAGGCAGCAAATAAAGCATATTACTCTACTTTTTCTTtcgctaatttttttttcttttacatggACATTCAAGGAGAGCGTTGTAAAATGAATGTTCACACAATATACTTCTTGTTAAAGTAAAATACTTTGTGTCCAAGTAAACTTTATCGTCAAATAAAGTAACTTTGTGGTCAAATTACTTTGTGCCCAAGTTTTAtaacttaatatatataatccCTTCTTGTAATAATATGaaacaacaagaacaagaaGTAATTAATGAAAagttactattactattactttatCTCTCTATCTCtattcttcttaatttcaatttattatcttcattttataacaaaaacaaaacaaaataaaaagaaaaagataagttTCAAATGTCAGAAAAGGACAGACCCATATTCAAAACTAGAGGAATCTTTgatttgccaaaaaaaatatacttttgccaaaaaaaatatacttttctGAGCATATAAAGGATGTCAGCAAGGTTTCGTATACACTAAGAAATTGGTCGACTTGGCTAAAGTATTTGGACTTTATGAATATTTTCGGTAATTAAATTCCACTACTTGAACGAGTGTAGCGGATGAGactctatttttcttaattagaaattttaaatttaagttttgaatataaaaatatttttgatagagaatattttttttcgaaTGAAGCATTATGTAacacaaattcaaaataattgaattttattataaatatcaaGTACCGAatgaaaatctaaaaaataacaacaataaatattCCTTTCAATTGGTTTGttttactttgatttttaattatttttttttgaaaaaatagcttcttcttcttcttttcttcttttttttttttttatttatgatttttcaatttcaacttaaTTTTTACATGTTTATCCTaagatctatttttttaaaatttaagatgtaaaatttatctttatattttttaacattctacgataaattaaaatatgacaaataaatttaaataaaaagagtaaCTAATAGTTTTTTCACCACCAAAGAACGTGATtcattagaatatttttttttattaaccaAAGGTTGAAACGTTAGAGCCTTgagtgtgaattttttttttttataggaagCGCTCCTCAATCCTCGTGACAAAATAATCGGACTCCAATATCCATATCGGAcatcgaaaaaaaaaaacttatagcCTTTTCGGCCAAGCTTTTAActccaaatatttttattttttttaggaaaaagagATATTTGGTCAAAGATTTTGTGAGAAAATAAATACTTTGAATAACAGAAATTGATTTTcagaatctaaaaaaaaatactgtAATAATTTTATGTACATAGATAATATAAATGTTGATTTTAAAAGTTTGGATCAACACGTCATAAATAGGTATACATGAAtattaaatgtaattttttcaaatttaaagtcCTTCAGCCCTATTCCCAACAGAGTTGCAGACAATTTATATTCTTGCTGCGGATTCTGCTCCCAAAAGTATCAATGGCTGCTATGGAGAATCATATTGAAAAGATTCTCTTCACAGAAAAGCAAATTTCTCAACGAGTTTCCGAACTTGCTTCCCAAATTACCCTCAATTTTTCTCCATCTACCAACAATGGAGGAGGCCctttactttcttcttcttcttcatcggCTCCGGTTGTTGTCGGTGTTGCTACTGGTGCATTTCTATTCCTAGCTGACCTTGTTCGCAAAATCAACCTTCCCATTTCTGTTGATTTTGTTCGGGTCGAATCTTACGGGTCGGGTACTGTATCCAGTGGCAAACCCAAGATTTCTTGCGACTTGAAAATTGATGTTACTGGAAAGCATGTCATTTTGGTATGAATATTTTTGTTGGATTTACTGTGTTTTTGTGAGAATTCCCTTTTTGAGGCGTGTTACAGTTTGTTAATTTGATATATGATAGTACTTTATAGGGAGAATATGTAGCTCAGTTGATTAAAAATGCAATCTTTATTCAGTAAATGGTTAATATTCTTTCTGTCAACTGAGATTTTGTACTGCTAATTTCTAGGTATTACAATTTCTAAAGTTTTTTTCTGTTTTGGTGGCGCAGCAAGTATATTATTTACTACTGAATTCAGAAAGACTCTTTGGTAAACAAAGACGGAGCtaggattttgagtttataGGTTCTGGATTGTAGAAAACCCAACTTATTTGGGttcttgattaattaattagtatacaTGTTAAGTGGATTTTTGAACACAAATATAAAGTTTGAGCCAATGCTACCGGGTGGGCCCATCCTGTTTGTAAAACTAAGCATTTCTTTGTGTGCACTTTTTTGGCTTGAGAAAAGATAGAAAAAGGGGCATGTCTAGTTGTGGGTGGACATACAGAAAGATTGTTTATAACTAGTGGGAGAGCAACGGAATTGCTCTTTTAGTGATTATTTTGATAGTTTATCAACAATTGAGATGGAACATTTTACGACTTGACTAAAGATCATAAGTAAATCTTCCATAGTTCCATTTATACCTTATGATTTTGGTAGGTTCAACATAAGCTACGTGTTTTCCAGTTGATGTTAGGATTCAGGGAAGAACCTCCCCGAATGTACTAGGGTCCTGCTAATATGGCTTTCATTCTCTAAATATGTTGGCTGGTTAAATTGTTGTTACCCCATCTATTGCCGTCATAACTGCTCCTAAATGGTTGTCCTAGTCTCCTACTTCCTTTTGCCAATATTCAGATATATAATGTGAACCATTAATTTGTGTTGTGTGAGATTTGGTTGCAGTgtgtataattttaattatgtgcTTGGACAATGCTGATTATTTCAGCTTAACCTTATCCTATCGGTTGAAGTTGTGAATCCTGTATTTAAGTTGTATAATCATATCAGTGACCATGTATATAACTAATCTGCATATCAGCATACtgacattttatttgattaattattgttCTGAAACGTGTTCAATCGGAGCTGATATTCATGGCGCTTCTGACATTTCCCTAGGTTGAGGACATTGTGGATACAGGAAACACGTTGGCCTGCCTCTTTGAACACTTGAACTCTAAAGGGGCATCCTCCATATCAGTGTGTACTCTCCTTGATAAACCATCAAAGAGGAAGGTTAATGTCGAACTTGTGGGAGAGGGCAAGTTCTACTATGGTTTTGAGGTAATCTCTAACATTCTCTTTGCTTTAAGGAAAGTCTTTCATTCTGGCTGCATTTTGGATCATGTTAAGTATTATTCATCAAATGATTTCAAAGCATTGTAGTTACATAATTCACTACCTCATATTTGATTGCGAtagtttttgagtttttcttttaCTGTGTCAAACTTTGTTAACTTTATCTTGTTTCTTAGACactaaaaacaaaagaaaaacaaaaa
This genomic window contains:
- the LOC125855177 gene encoding uncharacterized protein LOC125855177, with the protein product MAAMENHIEKILFTEKQISQRVSELASQITLNFSPSTNNGGGPLLSSSSSSAPVVVGVATGAFLFLADLVRKINLPISVDFVRVESYGSGTVSSGKPKISCDLKIDVTGKHVILVEDIVDTGNTLACLFEHLNSKGASSISVCTLLDKPSKRKVNVELVGEGKFYYGFECPDYFVVGYGLDFAEVYRNLPYVGILKPEMYS